The Agromyces mariniharenae genome includes a window with the following:
- the xylA gene encoding xylose isomerase, with protein MASAPTRDDKFSFGLWTVGYNGTDPFGGPTRKPLDVVHVVEKLDELGAYGLTFHDDDLFAFGSSDAERQTQIDRLKGALEATGIIVPMVTTNLFSAPVFKDGGFTSNDRQVRRFALRKVLRNIDLAAELGAKTFVMWGGREGAEYDAAKDIRSALERYREAVNLLGDYVTDKGYDLKFAIEPKPNEPRGDILLPTVGHALAFIDSLERPELVGLNPEVGHEQMAGLNFAAGIAQALYHGKLFHIDLNGQRGIKYDQDLVFGHGDLHNAFALVDLLENGGPNGGPAYEGPRHFDYKPSRTEDETGVWDSAAANMRTYLLLKERAAAFRADPEVQEALEAAKVLELAQPTLGDGESYDDLLADRSAFEDFDASAYLGGKGFGFVRLQQLATEHVLGAR; from the coding sequence ATGGCCAGCGCGCCCACCCGCGACGACAAGTTCTCCTTCGGCCTCTGGACCGTCGGCTACAACGGCACCGATCCCTTCGGCGGCCCGACGCGGAAGCCCCTCGACGTCGTGCACGTGGTCGAGAAGCTCGACGAGCTCGGCGCCTACGGCCTCACCTTCCACGACGACGACCTGTTCGCGTTCGGCTCGTCCGATGCCGAGCGCCAGACGCAGATCGACCGCCTGAAGGGTGCGCTCGAGGCGACGGGCATCATCGTGCCGATGGTCACGACCAACCTGTTCAGCGCGCCCGTCTTCAAGGACGGCGGCTTCACGTCGAACGACCGCCAGGTGCGCCGCTTCGCGCTCCGCAAGGTGCTGCGCAACATCGACCTCGCCGCCGAGCTCGGCGCGAAGACGTTCGTGATGTGGGGTGGCCGCGAGGGCGCGGAGTACGACGCCGCCAAGGACATCCGCTCGGCCCTCGAGCGCTACCGCGAGGCCGTCAACCTCCTCGGCGACTACGTGACCGACAAGGGCTACGACCTGAAGTTCGCGATCGAGCCCAAGCCGAACGAGCCCCGCGGCGACATCCTGCTGCCCACCGTCGGCCACGCGCTCGCCTTCATCGACTCGCTCGAGCGGCCCGAGCTCGTCGGCCTCAACCCCGAGGTCGGCCACGAGCAGATGGCGGGCCTCAACTTCGCCGCCGGCATCGCCCAGGCGCTGTACCACGGCAAGCTCTTCCACATCGACCTCAACGGCCAGCGCGGCATCAAGTACGACCAGGACCTCGTGTTCGGCCACGGCGACCTGCACAACGCGTTCGCGCTCGTCGACCTGCTCGAGAACGGCGGCCCCAACGGCGGACCGGCCTACGAGGGCCCCCGCCACTTCGACTACAAGCCGAGCCGCACCGAGGACGAGACCGGCGTCTGGGACTCCGCCGCGGCGAACATGCGCACCTACCTGCTGCTGAAGGAGCGCGCCGCGGCCTTCCGCGCCGACCCCGAGGTGCAGGAGGCGCTCGAGGCCGCGAAGGTGCTCGAGCTCGCGCAGCCGACCCTCGGCGACGGCGAGTCCTACGACGACCTCCTTGCCGACCGTTCGGCGTTCGAGGACTTCGACGCCTCGGCGTACCTGGGCGGCAAGGGCTTCGGCTTCGTGCGCCTGCAGCAGCTCGCCACGGAGCACGTGCTCGGCGCGCGCTGA
- the xylB gene encoding xylulokinase: MALVAGVDSSTQSCKVVIRDAATGALVRSGRAPHPDGTEVDPAAWWGALLQAFTDAGGLDGVEAISIGGQQHGMVVLDAEGRVIRDALLWNDTRSAGAARDLIDEVGADEYARRTGVVPVASFTATKLRWLRDAEPDAAARVAAVALPHDWLTWRLRGYGPEGESPLGPVLTELTTDRSDASGTAYWGADGYDRDLLARALGHDAILPRVLGPGEAAGRTPDGILVGPGAGDNAAAALGLDAASGDVVVSIGTSGTVFAVTDAPVADASGTVAGFADATGRFLPLIATLNAARVLDATARLLGVDHAELGRIALEGEPGASGAVLVPYFEGERTPNLPDATASFSGLTLANTTRPSIARAAIEGMLCGLADGLDAVRGQGVDAQRVLLIGGAAQNPAVRQVAAQVFDVPVTVPAPGEYVADGAARQAAWVLTGERPVWPVETAEELAPDTRAVIRERYAAAAAGVAG; this comes from the coding sequence ATGGCCCTGGTCGCCGGCGTCGACTCGTCGACGCAGTCCTGCAAGGTCGTGATCCGGGATGCCGCGACCGGCGCGCTCGTGCGCTCCGGCCGGGCCCCGCACCCCGACGGCACCGAGGTCGACCCCGCCGCCTGGTGGGGCGCCCTGCTGCAGGCGTTCACGGATGCCGGCGGGCTCGACGGCGTCGAGGCGATCTCGATCGGCGGGCAGCAGCACGGCATGGTCGTGCTCGATGCCGAGGGCCGGGTCATCCGCGACGCCCTGCTCTGGAACGACACCCGGTCGGCAGGGGCCGCGCGCGACCTGATCGACGAGGTGGGCGCCGACGAGTACGCGCGCCGCACGGGCGTCGTGCCGGTGGCGTCGTTCACGGCGACGAAGCTCCGCTGGCTGCGCGACGCCGAGCCCGATGCCGCGGCGCGCGTCGCGGCGGTGGCGCTGCCCCACGACTGGCTGACGTGGCGCCTGCGCGGCTACGGCCCCGAGGGCGAGTCGCCGCTCGGTCCGGTGCTCACCGAGCTCACGACCGATCGGTCGGATGCGAGCGGCACCGCGTACTGGGGCGCCGACGGCTACGACCGAGACCTCCTCGCCCGGGCGCTCGGGCACGACGCGATCCTCCCGCGCGTGCTCGGCCCCGGCGAAGCGGCGGGCCGCACGCCCGACGGCATCCTCGTCGGCCCCGGCGCGGGCGACAACGCGGCGGCCGCGCTCGGCCTCGACGCGGCATCCGGCGACGTCGTGGTGTCGATCGGCACGAGCGGCACGGTCTTCGCCGTGACGGATGCCCCCGTCGCCGACGCCTCGGGCACGGTCGCCGGGTTCGCGGATGCCACGGGGCGCTTCCTCCCGCTCATCGCCACGCTCAACGCGGCTCGCGTGCTCGACGCCACCGCCCGCCTGCTCGGCGTCGACCACGCCGAGCTCGGGCGGATCGCGCTCGAGGGCGAGCCCGGGGCATCCGGCGCCGTGCTCGTGCCGTACTTCGAGGGCGAGCGCACGCCGAACCTGCCCGACGCGACCGCGTCGTTCTCGGGCCTCACGCTCGCGAACACGACGCGGCCGTCGATCGCGCGCGCCGCGATCGAGGGCATGCTGTGCGGACTCGCCGACGGGCTCGACGCCGTGCGCGGCCAGGGCGTCGACGCGCAGCGCGTGCTGCTCATCGGCGGGGCGGCGCAGAACCCCGCCGTGCGGCAGGTTGCGGCGCAGGTCTTCGACGTGCCGGTGACGGTGCCCGCGCCCGGCGAGTACGTGGCCGACGGCGCGGCGCGGCAGGCGGCGTGGGTGCTCACGGGCGAGCGGCCGGTGTGGCCGGTCGAGACCGCCGAGGAGCTCGCGCCCGACACGCGCGCGGTGATCCGCGAGCGGTACGCGG